The Oncorhynchus gorbuscha isolate QuinsamMale2020 ecotype Even-year linkage group LG06, OgorEven_v1.0, whole genome shotgun sequence sequence ATACAACTATTTCAAGTTATTTAACCTTACAATTCCCCAAACACACAATACGTCGACTGATATTTAGTTTCGGGCCACGTGCATTCAACAGCTGCCACCTTCACAGCTGAGTGACTAAATGTCCCACCGCAGGCAGACAGACTGTGCGTCATTGGATGGATACTAGGCTACCCTAGCGTCATTGGATGGATACTAGGCTACCCTAGCGTCATTGGATGGATACTAGGCTACCCTAGCGTCATTGGATGGATACTAGGCTACCCTAGCGTCATTGGATGGATACTAGGCTACCCTAGCGTCATTGGATGGATAATACCCTAGCGTCATTGATGGATACTAGGCTACCCTAGCGCCATTGGATGGATACTAGGCTACCCTAGCGTCATTGGATGGATACTAGGCTACCCTAGCGTCATTGGATGGATACTAGGCTACCCTAGCGCCATTGGATGGATACTAGCGACACTAATTAAAGTTGGCTGTTGAAAAGGGCATTCGTCAAATCTGTCGTTGACTCATCACGCTAATTTCTGTTTTTCTTGTTGTTGTCTTTTTCCTCCCGCACACAGATGAACAAATCGACCTTTACAAAGATTGAAGAATGCAGAACAGAGAAAAAGAACGCGCCGTCAGACGGCCGAGCAGCGATTGTCTTCTCACTCAAGAATGAAGTCGGAGGACTAGTGAAAGCGCTGAAACTTTTCCAAGTAAACCTAATTAATGTGCACCTGCACGATGTATGTAACCTAATTAATGTGCACCTGCACGATGTATGTAACCTAATTAATGTGCACCTGCACGATGTATGTAACCTAATTAATGTGCACCTGCACGATGTATGTAACCTAATTAATGTGCACCTGCACGATGTATGTAACCTAATTAATGTGCACCTGCACAATGTACGTAACCTATCTCGTTTGTGACAACAATGTTCTTTAAACTTTTTGATCTCACCTGATGTAAAAATCCGAATATAAATTGGTCTATTTAGGCTATGTTGGTTCAACGTGatttatcaaatcaaactttatttgtcacatacgccgaaTACAAACAGGTAGTTTACCGTGGAATTAttacttaaccaacagtgcagcccttaaccaacagtgcagcccttaaccaacagtgcagttcaagaagagttaagaaaatatttaccaaataaactaaagtaaaaaaataatagaaggtaacacaataacataacaacgaggctatatacagggggtaccggtatggAGTCAGTATGCGGTGATACAAGTtcgttgaggtaatttgtacatgtaggtaggggtgaagtaaCTATGCAATGCAGGCCTCCACTGTTTTGCATAATATGATTTCCATGAACATTACTGAACAATATATTACAAACGTAGCAACAGATTATagattacacacattatattgtAGATGTAAcaaataaaacacatttaaaaaaaaaatatatatatatattccatttatatatatatatatatattccatttATTTTACAGGAAAACCACGTCAATCTTGTCCACATAGAATCCAGAAAATCGAAAAGGCGTAACTCTGAATTTGAGATCTTCGTGGACTGTGACAGCGATCACGAGCAGCTCAACGAGATCATTCATCTGCTACGTAAGCACGTTAACGTAGTGGACATGGACCCTCCTGATAACTCCTGTTTACCTGAAGAAGGTATGCCACAGTATCATTTTCTTTTTAACATTATTTTTAAACGATTGATTTCTATCACAGTATATTGACTAAAGTTTTTTTTATATTGCAACAGTATACCGTATTTACACTTAGTCTCACAGAAGTATATTCCAATCTTTACAAATACACGATGGACCTAATTTTAAGTGGAAAAACAAATCCTTTCGATTTCAGATATAGAAAATGTCCCTTGGTTCCCCAAGAAGATCTCAGATCTGGACAAGTGTGCGAACCGGGTTCTGATGTACGGATCAGACTTGTATGCTGACCATCCGGTATGTAATATAATTCTAGAAACTAGGGCATTACTAGGGCATTATTTTATAACCTTTATACATGACTTTATCTTGATGTTTTTTTTCCTAACGACGTTAGATCTCACCCTCTTCTCACAGGGTTTCAAGGACAACGTCTACAGAAGGAGGAGGAAGCATTTCGCTGATCTCGCCATGAACTACAGACAGTAAGTACATTATGGTTGAAATAACACATTTTCCAAGAATAAAAGATCATTAAAATCAAATAATGGATCCCATATCAAGTTTCCTCCTATTCTagttctactatattctactgaactctactctattctactgtactctattctactgaactgtactctactatattctaatgtattctactgtactccacTCTATTCTaccgtaagtcgctctggataagagcgtctgctaaatgacttaaatgtaatgtaaatgtattctattctactgcactctactctattcctctgtactgtactctattctactgttctctattcctctgtactgtactctattctactgtactctattctactgcactctactctactatattctaaagtattctactgtactctactgtattctactctagtcctctgtactgtattctattatattctaatgtactctattctactctactatattctactgtgctctactataTTCTACGGTACGATACTCCAttctactgaactgtactctattctactgcactactctactatattctactatatACTACTCCACTCTATTCTAccgtattctactctattcttctctactgtattctactctactatattctaaTAACAGCCATGATCTTGTCCTTATCTTTCAGTGGGGATCCTATCCCTCGTATAGAGTTTACAGAGGAGGAGTTGGCGACGTGGGCGGTGGTGTACCGGGAGCTCAACAAGCTGTACCCTACCCACGCCTGTAGAGAGTACCTGAAGAATCTGCCTCTACTGGCCAAACACTGTGAATGTAGAGAGGATAACATACCCCAGCTAGAGGACGTATCACGCTTCCTTAGAGGTGAGATGGGTGGGGGGTGGcttgtgtgtatattgtgtgtgtaagagagagagacagagagacacacacagatggataaacagagagacagaaacagagatacagacagagcaaGAGCATGTTAGACTTTAATggtaaaataaatgttatatatacacccagcaaaaaaagaaacgtctctttttcaggaccctgtctgtcAAAGATAATTCCTAAAAAACCCAAATAACTTCCCAGAttgtcattgtaaagggtttaaatactgtttcccatgtttgttcaatgaaccataaacaatttatgaacatgcacctgtggaacggtcgttaagacactaacagcttacagatggcaggcaattaaggtcacagttatgaaaacctaggacactaaagaggcctttctactgactgaaaaacaccaaaagaaagatgcccagggtccctgctcatctgcgtgaacgtgccttaggcatgctgcaaggaggcatgaggactgcagatgtggccaggacaataaattgcaacgtacgtactgtgagacgcctaagacagtgctgcagggagacaggacggacagctgatcgtgctcgcagtggcagaccacatgtaaaaaaaaaaaactgcacaggatcggtacatccgaacatcacacctgcgggacaggtacagggtgGCAACAACAACTGACCGCGTTACACCAGGAACACGCAATCccaccatcagtgctcagactatctgcaataggctgagagaggctggactgagggcttgtaggtctgttgaaaggcaggtcctcaccagacatcaccggcaacaacgtcgcctatggacacaaacccactgtcgctggaccagataggactggcaaaaagtgctcttcactgacaagttgcggttttgtctcaccaggggtgatggtcggattcacgtttattgtcgaaggaatgagcgttacaccgaggcctgtactctggagcgggatcgatttggaggtgcagggtccatcatggtctggggcgctgtgtcacagtatcatcggactgagcttgtcacaTTGCAGGCAGTCtaaacgctgtgcgttacagggaagacatcctccttcctcatgtggtacccttcctgcaggctcatcctgacatgaccctccagcatgacaatgccaccagccattctactctttctgtgtgtgatttcctgcaagacaggaatatcagtgttccgccatagccagcgaagagcccggacctcaatcccattgagcacgtctgagacctgttggatcggaggatgagggctagggccaataccccccagaaatgtctgggaacttgcaggtgccttggtggaagagtggggtaacatctcacagcaagaactgtaaactatggtgcagtccatgaggtgatgcactgcagtacttagtatctggtgtggccaccagctgcattgactgttacttttgattttgacccccccccctttgttcagggacacattattcaatttctgttagtcacatgtctgtggaacttgttcagtttatgtctcagttgttgaatcttgttatgttcatacacatatttatacatgttaagtttgctgaaaataaacattttgtttttaatATAATATTTTGTAAGATTGATCAGGAACAGGCCTCTGTTTGTGACAGTTTGGATCCAGTATGTGACATTGCCTTGAATCTTTTAGAGCGGACAGGCTTTACCATCAGGCCTGTGGCAGGTTACCTTTCCCCCAGAGACTTCCTAGCTGGTCTGGCCTTCCGTGTGTTCCACTGTACCCAGTATGTCCGACACAGCTCCGATCCCCTCTACACACCAGAGCCGTAAGTACATCATTTATTTTAGCAGGGTGTCCCATTT is a genomic window containing:
- the tph1a gene encoding tryptophan 5-hydroxylase 1a isoform X1, whose translation is MYSNKIVGPRRGRSFDSMNIGNEEKILNNEMNKSTFTKIEECRTEKKNAPSDGRAAIVFSLKNEVGGLVKALKLFQENHVNLVHIESRKSKRRNSEFEIFVDCDSDHEQLNEIIHLLRKHVNVVDMDPPDNSCLPEEDIENVPWFPKKISDLDKCANRVLMYGSDLYADHPGFKDNVYRRRRKHFADLAMNYRHGDPIPRIEFTEEELATWAVVYRELNKLYPTHACREYLKNLPLLAKHCECREDNIPQLEDVSRFLRERTGFTIRPVAGYLSPRDFLAGLAFRVFHCTQYVRHSSDPLYTPEPDTCHELLGHVPLLAEPSFAQFSQEIGLASLGASDESIQTLATCYFFTVEFGLCKQEGKLRAYGAGLLSSISELKHALSGNAVIMPFDPKVTCKQECIITTFQDVYFVSDSFEEAKVKMREFAKTIKRPFTVRYNPYTQSVDVLKDTPSINSVVEELRHDLDIVGDALSRLNKHLGV
- the tph1a gene encoding tryptophan 5-hydroxylase 1a isoform X3, whose translation is MDPPDNSCLPEEDIENVPWFPKKISDLDKCANRVLMYGSDLYADHPGFKDNVYRRRRKHFADLAMNYRHGDPIPRIEFTEEELATWAVVYRELNKLYPTHACREYLKNLPLLAKHCECREDNIPQLEDVSRFLRERTGFTIRPVAGYLSPRDFLAGLAFRVFHCTQYVRHSSDPLYTPEPDTCHELLGHVPLLAEPSFAQFSQEIGLASLGASDESIQTLATCYFFTVEFGLCKQEGKLRAYGAGLLSSISELKHALSGNAVIMPFDPKVTCKQECIITTFQDVYFVSDSFEEAKVKMREFAKTIKRPFTVRYNPYTQSVDVLKDTPSINSVVEELRHDLDIVGDALSRLNKHLGV
- the tph1a gene encoding tryptophan 5-hydroxylase 1a isoform X2, with translation MLLRILLTGGQRQQVSRAVSSILAEGNMMNKSTFTKIEECRTEKKNAPSDGRAAIVFSLKNEVGGLVKALKLFQENHVNLVHIESRKSKRRNSEFEIFVDCDSDHEQLNEIIHLLRKHVNVVDMDPPDNSCLPEEDIENVPWFPKKISDLDKCANRVLMYGSDLYADHPGFKDNVYRRRRKHFADLAMNYRHGDPIPRIEFTEEELATWAVVYRELNKLYPTHACREYLKNLPLLAKHCECREDNIPQLEDVSRFLRERTGFTIRPVAGYLSPRDFLAGLAFRVFHCTQYVRHSSDPLYTPEPDTCHELLGHVPLLAEPSFAQFSQEIGLASLGASDESIQTLATCYFFTVEFGLCKQEGKLRAYGAGLLSSISELKHALSGNAVIMPFDPKVTCKQECIITTFQDVYFVSDSFEEAKVKMREFAKTIKRPFTVRYNPYTQSVDVLKDTPSINSVVEELRHDLDIVGDALSRLNKHLGV